A genomic segment from Torulaspora globosa chromosome 3, complete sequence encodes:
- the HEM14 gene encoding oxygen-dependent protoporphyrinogen oxidase (ancestral locus Anc_7.164), producing MLSPLPKLARNAKVAVVGSGVSGLMFSYFLAKLRPDIQINLIESHDRTGGWIKSWHTNDQNNKPVMLEQGPRTLRGVSDGTVLIIDTLRDLDKASAVQCVRSDSEANKKFMLGIDDKLVKVPESLGSAFEFLLNPLSKGLVTGLLGEPFRKAPDHPGQDETVSSFLRRRFGNDYVGKNILSAMFHGIYGDDINHMSAKRTMRKLWDLEQEYGSIMRGFFQKKPGSDKKPTLSPLLSQYRQAFGKDETSLLNLSSSLRKYPMLGLKGGLETFPNAVRQSLNNSPNVNVLCGKQVSSIQRSASQEGFNLQLSCGETMTGLDHIRLTQTPARISTMLAADNQELAQNLARIKANDIILVNYYLPGQDVIAKRYRGFGYLCPQANRNPQNLLGVIFDSVIERSFEPVFTDTCATTRSQTAYTKLTAMLGGHYLYQNGEKNLPSSELTIRSVKDVLNSHLGISQEALDQGLWAVTVAKSCLPRFSVGYDDWQSSVEQELAKSYAGAISVGGMGFAKGPGVPDVIADGLEDAIKLA from the coding sequence ATGCTGAGTCCTTTGCCGAAGTTAGCAAGAAATGCCAAGGTTGCAGTAGTCGGCAGCGGTGTGTCAGGCCTGATGTTCAGCTACTTTCTCGCTAAGTTGAGGCCTGACATCCAGATCAACTTGATTGAGTCTCATGATAGGACCGGTGGCTGGATAAAGTCTTGGCACACCAATGATCAAAACAATAAGCCTGTTATGTTGGAACAAGGTCCTCGCACACTTCGAGGTGTCTCTGATGGTACAGTTCTAATCATTGATACGTTAAGAGATCTGGATAAAGCATCAGCTGTACAATGTGTGCGCAGTGACTCTGAGGCAAACAAGAAATTCATGTTGGGAATTGATGATAAACTCGTTAAAGTACCTGAGTCGCTTGGAAGCGCTTTTGAGTTTCTATTAAATCCGCTCAGCAAGGGCCTAGTCACTGGTTTGTTGGGTGAGCCATTTAGGAAAGCCCCAGATCATCCAGGTCAAGATGAAACCGTGAGTTCCTTCTTGCGTCGAAGGTTCGGCAATGATTACGTCGGCAAGAACATTTTGAGCGCTATGTTTCACGGCATCTACGGTGATGATATCAATCATATGAGCGCCAAAAGAACCATGCGGAAGCTCTGGGATTTAGAGCAGGAATATGGCTCGATAATGAGAGGTTTCTTCCAGAAAAAGCCTGGTAGCGATAAAAAGCCGACTCTCTCACCACTGTTAAGCCAATACCGGCAAGCTTTCGGTAAAGACGAGACAAGTTTATTGAATCTGTCTAGCAGCTTGCGAAAATACCCAATGCTAGGCTTGAAAGGGGGCCTCGAAACATTTCCTAACGCCGTTAGACAAAGTCTCAACAACTCGCCGAATGTGAACGTCTTATGTGGCAAACAGGTTTCCAGTATCCAACGCAGCGCCTCCCAGGAGGGCTTCAACCTTCAGCTCTCTTGCGGCGAAACGATGACCGGTCTGGATCATATCCGACTTACGCAGACCCCCGCAAGAATCTCAACAATGCTTGCGGCTGACAACCAAGAACTAGCCCAAAACCTGGCAAGGATCAAGGCGAATGATATCATCCTCGTAAATTACTATTTACCGGGACAAGATGTCATTGCAAAGAGATATCGCGGCTTTGGATATCTGTGTCCGCAGGCCAACCGCAACCCACAAAACCTTCTAGGGGTTATATTCGACTCCGTCATCGAAAGGAGCTTCGAGCCTGTATTCACGGATACCTGCGCTACGACCAGGTCCCAAACTGCCTATACAAAACTCACAGCTATGTTGGGAGGCCATTACTTATATCAAAACGGTGAGAAAAACCTACCGTCGAGCGAGCTGACTATTCGGTCCGTGAAGGATGTCTTGAACTCGCATCTGGGGATATCACAGGAGGCTTTAGATCAAGGCCTCTGGGCAGTTACCGTTGCCAAGAGCTGCCTGCCTCGTTTTTCCGTCGGCTACGACGACTGGCAGTCTTCGGTTGAGCAAGAATTGGCCAAATCCTACGCCGGCGCGATCTCGGTCGGTGGGATGGGCTTTGCCAAGGGACCAGGAGTCCCAGACGTTATAGCTGATGGTCTTGAAGATGCTATAAAGCTGGCATAA
- the MSL1 gene encoding U2 snRNP complex subunit MSL1 (ancestral locus Anc_7.165): MAGPARKKRKLSSKSKMEKAAVPSASTSVEPKHTLYINNLPDHIPVTRLRANLYFLFSIYGEVIKVSVNPRKRRGQAFITLKSVDEANLAMISLDKEPFFGKLLNVSFSMKETTNV, from the coding sequence ATGGCTGGACCCGCTCGAAAGAAGCGGAAACTCTCttcgaaatcgaagatGGAGAAAGCCGCCGTGCCTTCTGCGAGCACTTCTGTTGAACCGAAACATACACTTTACATTAATAATTTACCTGACCATATTCCTGTTACAAGATTAAGAGCCAATCTATACTTTTTGTTTTCCATCTACGGTGAAGTTATCAAGGTCTCTGTCAACCCCCGAAAACGGCGGGGCCAGGCGTTCATTACGTTGAAATCCGTCGACGAGGCCAATTTGGCCATGATATCGCTTGACAAGGAACCCTTCTTCGGTAAGTTGTTGAACGTTAGTTTTAGCATGAAAGAGACAACTAACGTCTGA
- the FAA2 gene encoding medium-chain fatty acid-CoA ligase FAA2 (ancestral locus Anc_7.166): protein METTCTLTELVETDPRYRKLKEKLSCYQKGSDEYLAAFVDGLPLTQYPTYGTFLKKQGVAVPGSQEDGYSPIFRNALSPDKLISCVDERLATLYDHFMFSVRRWPKNDCLGYRPFDSATGKFLDYYHFLSFEEVERRSRHIGGGIMSLVNVKRKKPLNCNDFMVAILSYNRVEWMLVDLACQMYSLADTALYETLGAETSHYIMNLTEAPVLLFAQVNMRKVIDLLPRLEHVNTLICLEDLDDSELRLFSEALLPLSTNSKGETISLFSLRQVERIGMLNELPVIPPTPDSLYTVSFTSGTTGMPKGVEMTHGNAAAGIAFTFSAMTASLAKKNKQLHNMCFLPLAHIFQRMLVSFSLSVGMGLGFLHAPDPSVLVEDMKILKPDIVALVPRILTRMEAGIKNSLEQSCATKAVADSILSSKKARLLAHNGQDDSLMNHLVYQKLLINKIRDSLGLSNGSYLITGSAPISPATLVFLRTALDIGMRQGYGLTETFAGICMSEAYEKDPGSCGAIGCAAECRLKSVPEMGYDAADLKGELQLRGPQVFSSYYLRPDETAAVLDEKMWYSTGDIASLDNKGRLRVIDRVKNFFKLSQGEYIAPEKIENVYLSSCPLITQAFVYGDSFKSYLVGVIGVDLDSVRKALSAKYPAMKDLPAGQVIESLNINKDLKRHFLFILNRYTKNLQGFEKLHNVYVGLEPLKLEDEVITPTLKIKRANASKHFKPILNGLYDEGSLINGAKL from the coding sequence ATGGAAACTACATGTACCTTAACTGAACTGGTGGAGACGGATCCCCGGTACagaaagctgaaagagaagctCAGCTGCTACCAGAAGGGATCTGATGAGTATTTGGCAGCTTTTGTGGATGGGCTCCCTCTTACGCAATACCCTACGTATGGAActtttttgaagaaacaggGTGTAGCGGTTCCCGGATCGCAAGAGGATGGCTATAGTCCGATCTTCAGAAACGCACTTTCGCCAGATAAGCTGATATCCTGTGTCGACGAGAGGCTTGCCACTCTGTATGACCATTTCATGTTTTCGGTAAGGAGATGGCCGAAGAACGATTGTTTAGGGTACAGGCCCTTTGACAGTGCGACAGGAAAATTCCTGGATTATTATCACTTTCTCTCCTTCGAAGAGGTcgagagaagaagccgtCACATCGGCGGTGGTATCATGTCATTGGTCAATgtgaaaaggaagaagcctTTGAATTGCAACGATTTTATGGTAGCGATTCTCTCCTACAATCGAGTTGAGTGGATGCTAGTGGATCTGGCTTGCCAGATGTATTCATTGGCAGATACTGCTCTATATGAAACCCTGGGAGCGGAAACATCGCACTATATCATGAATTTAACTGAAGCACCTGTCTTGCTATTCGCACAGGTCAACATGAGAAAAGTTATTGATCTGTTGCCTCGACTTGAGCATGTGAATACATTGATCTGTCTGGAGGATCTCGACGACAGCGAGCTGCGTTTATTCAGTGAAGCTCTGCTCCCGTTGTCCACTAACTCAAAAGGTGAGACGATTTCCTTGTTTTCATTAAGGCAAGTGGAAAGGATCGGCATGCTCAATGAATTGCCCGTAATCCCACCAACTCCGGATTCGCTGTACACTGTGTCATTCACGTCAGGTACAACAGGCATGCCCAAAGGCGTTGAGATGACTCATGGAaatgcagcagcaggtATAGCATTCACATTCTCCGCCATGACTGCGTCACTAGCAAAAAAAAACAAACAACTCCATAACATGTGTTTTCTGCCACTAGCccacatctttcaaaggatGTTAGTTTCTTTTTCGCTATCAGTTGGTATGGGCCTAGGCTTTCTGCACGCGCCCGACCCTTCTGTATTGGTTGAAGAcatgaagatcttgaagccaGATATTGTTGCCCTGGTGCCCCGAATCCTAACAAGAATGGAAGCGGGTATCAAAAACTCCCTCGAACAGTCGTGCGCGACAAAAGCCGTTGCTGACAGCATATTgagctcaaagaaagcgCGATTGCTGGCCCATAATGGACAGGACGATTCCTTAATGAATCACTTAGTGTACCAGAAACTGCTTATCAATAAGATTCGGGACTCGCTAGGCTTAAGTAATGGATCGTACCTCATCACTGGTTCTGCTCCCATATCTCCGGCGACTTTGGTTTTTTTGAGAACAGCGCTAGACATTGGTATGAGACAAGGATACGGACTAACCGAAACATTTGCTGGCATTTGCATGAGCGAGGCGTACGAAAAGGATCCCGGCTCATGCGGCGCAATAGGTTGTGCCGCAGAATGCAGACTGAAATCTGTGCCTGAGATGGGATACGACGCTGCAGATCTAAAAGGTGAACTACAATTGCGGGGCCCCCAAGTCTTTAGCAGTTATTACTTAAGACCCGACGAAACAGCAGCCGTGCTAGACGAAAAAATGTGGTACTCAACTGGAGATATAGCTTCGCTTGATAACAAGGGACGCCTGCGTGTCATTGATCGAGtcaaaaatttcttcaagttaTCTCAGGGAGAATACATTGCGCCTGAAAAGATCGAGAACGTTTACCTATCTTCATGCCCATTGATCACGCAAGCATTTGTTTATGGtgattctttcaaatcatATCTTGTGGGCGTCATTGGCGTCGACCTGGACTCCGTGAGGAAAGCGCTGTCCGCCAAATACCCCGCAATGAAAGATCTGCCAGCTGGTCAAGTCATTGAATCCTTGAATATCAACAAAGATCTGAAGAGGCATTTCCTGTTCATTCTCAATAGATACACAAAGAATTTGCAAggatttgaaaagcttcacAACGTCTACGTTGGGTTGGAGCCCCTGAAATTAGAAGACGAAGTCATCACGCCGACACTAAAGATCAAACGTGCCAACGCATCAAAACATTTCAAGCCCATACTCAATGGCTTATACGATGAAGGATCTCTCATCAATGGCGCGAAGCTTTGA